The following proteins come from a genomic window of Kitasatospora sp. NBC_01246:
- a CDS encoding YiaA/YiaB family inner membrane protein gives MNAPMQSRTTAAYHLQAVLSFALSGGALAVGIAYLPVGGWTRAFLAVGLLYTVTSAFTLAKVIRDRQETNEIVTRVDQARLEKLLAEHDPFKVEGV, from the coding sequence ATGAACGCACCGATGCAGTCACGCACCACGGCCGCGTACCACCTCCAGGCCGTCCTCTCCTTCGCCCTCTCCGGCGGCGCCCTCGCCGTCGGCATCGCCTATCTGCCGGTCGGCGGCTGGACCCGCGCCTTCCTCGCGGTCGGCCTGCTCTACACCGTCACCTCCGCCTTCACCCTGGCCAAAGTGATCCGGGACCGGCAGGAGACCAACGAGATCGTCACCCGGGTGGACCAGGCGCGGCTGGAGAAGCTGCTCGCCGAGCACGACCCGTTCAAGGTGGAGGGGGTCTGA
- a CDS encoding TROVE domain-containing protein, with translation MSRFNTRTARPSPASPVRSTGKRTVNHNGGTGFQRDARSELFLLAVANLVGQDTFYEKGGARDDRYTALVRGLAVTDPEWTTGLLRWLRSDAHLRTAALVGAAEFTRARLDAGAPGHSRQAVDAVLQRADEPGELLAYWTSRYGRALPKPLKRGVADAVRRLYHARSLLKYDTASKGYRFGDVLELTHPSPDPAKPWQGELFRYALDRRHRPDEAVPPASDRLLAANRELLALPVEQRRAAVTAEGGAERLAAAGLTWEALAGWLRGPLDAAVWSAVIPSMGPMALVRNLRNFDQAGVPDEVADEVARRIADPDEVRRSRQFPFRYLAAHRHAPSLRWGHALETALSHSLGNVPALPGRTLILVDRSGSMFDRPSAQTQLNRADSAAIFGTALKVRAADADLVEFGTTSRVVRVAPGEAVLRVLDRFTDLGGTDTAQAVRTHYRGHDRVVVVTDEQTGRDHWGGDALAAVPAHVPLYTWNLAGYAPGHGPSGAANRHTFGGLGDAAFRLIPLLEAGRDATWPWLEPDAR, from the coding sequence ATGTCGCGTTTCAACACCCGTACGGCCCGGCCGAGTCCGGCCTCGCCGGTACGCAGCACCGGGAAGCGCACCGTGAACCACAACGGCGGCACCGGGTTCCAGCGCGACGCCAGGTCCGAACTCTTCCTGCTGGCGGTGGCGAACCTGGTCGGCCAGGACACCTTCTACGAGAAGGGCGGCGCGCGGGACGACCGCTACACCGCGCTGGTGCGCGGACTCGCCGTCACCGACCCGGAGTGGACCACGGGCCTGCTGCGCTGGCTGCGGTCCGACGCGCACCTGCGCACGGCCGCGCTGGTCGGCGCCGCCGAGTTCACCCGGGCCCGGCTGGACGCCGGGGCGCCCGGCCACTCGCGGCAGGCCGTCGACGCCGTCCTGCAGCGCGCGGACGAGCCCGGCGAACTGCTCGCCTACTGGACGTCCCGCTACGGCCGGGCGCTGCCGAAGCCGCTCAAGCGCGGGGTCGCGGACGCCGTCCGCCGGCTGTACCACGCCCGCTCGCTGCTCAAGTACGACACCGCGTCCAAGGGCTACCGCTTCGGCGACGTGCTGGAGCTGACCCACCCCTCGCCCGACCCGGCCAAGCCGTGGCAGGGCGAGCTGTTCCGCTACGCGCTGGACCGCCGACACCGGCCGGACGAGGCCGTCCCGCCCGCCTCCGACCGGCTGCTCGCGGCCAACCGCGAACTGCTCGCCCTGCCCGTCGAGCAGCGGCGGGCGGCGGTGACGGCCGAGGGCGGTGCCGAGCGGCTCGCCGCGGCCGGGCTGACCTGGGAGGCACTGGCCGGCTGGCTGCGGGGCCCGCTGGACGCGGCCGTCTGGTCGGCGGTCATCCCGTCCATGGGCCCGATGGCGCTGGTGCGCAACCTGCGCAACTTCGACCAGGCCGGCGTCCCGGACGAGGTCGCGGACGAGGTCGCGCGGCGGATCGCCGACCCGGACGAGGTGCGCCGCTCCCGCCAGTTCCCGTTCCGCTACCTCGCCGCGCACCGGCACGCGCCGTCGCTGCGCTGGGGGCACGCGCTGGAGACCGCGCTCTCCCACTCACTCGGCAACGTGCCCGCGCTGCCCGGCCGGACGCTGATCCTGGTCGACCGCTCGGGCTCGATGTTCGACCGGCCGAGCGCGCAGACCCAGCTCAACCGGGCCGACTCGGCGGCGATCTTCGGCACGGCCCTCAAGGTCCGGGCCGCCGACGCCGACCTGGTCGAGTTCGGCACCACCAGCCGGGTCGTCCGGGTCGCCCCGGGCGAGGCCGTGCTGCGGGTCCTGGACCGCTTCACCGACCTCGGCGGCACCGACACCGCCCAGGCCGTCCGCACCCACTACCGGGGCCACGACCGGGTGGTCGTCGTCACCGACGAGCAGACCGGTCGCGACCACTGGGGCGGCGACGCCCTGGCCGCCGTGCCGGCCCACGTCCCCCTCTACACCTGGAACCTGGCGGGCTACGCGCCCGGCCACGGCCCGAGCGGCGCGGCGAACCGGCACACCTTCGGCGGGCTGGGCGACGCCGCGTTCCGGCTGATCCCGCTGCTCGAAGCGGGCCGGGACGCGACCTGGCCGTGGCTGGAGCCGGACGCCCGCTGA
- a CDS encoding class I SAM-dependent methyltransferase has product MAAPTDLAADVPVTSRPLDEYCALFDLTRAGLAALPGPVLDCPGGAAGLAAEARELGCRVIATDPAYAWPAPELAARALAARAAMAAAMAARPELYPASHHRPADRYLRSWDRARRLFAADAAAHPQRYVAAALPRLPFADDTFALTLSGFLLFVYPELFGPEQQLAALTELVRVTAPGGEVRVHPLNDAAGRRCRHLDALRRALGERRIASEVRPLPAGAGRLGRVLVLRAADRRRRGG; this is encoded by the coding sequence ATGGCCGCCCCGACCGACCTCGCCGCCGACGTCCCGGTCACCTCCCGCCCGCTGGACGAGTACTGCGCGCTGTTCGACCTGACCCGGGCCGGGCTCGCGGCCCTCCCCGGGCCGGTCCTCGACTGCCCGGGTGGCGCCGCCGGGCTCGCCGCCGAGGCACGCGAGCTGGGCTGCCGGGTGATCGCCACCGATCCCGCGTACGCCTGGCCGGCCCCCGAGCTCGCGGCCCGCGCGCTGGCCGCCCGCGCCGCCATGGCGGCCGCGATGGCCGCCCGCCCCGAGCTGTACCCGGCGTCCCACCACCGCCCGGCCGACCGCTACCTGCGCAGCTGGGACCGGGCCCGCCGGCTGTTCGCCGCGGACGCCGCCGCCCACCCGCAGCGGTACGTGGCCGCCGCGCTGCCCCGGCTGCCGTTCGCGGACGACACCTTCGCGCTCACCCTCAGCGGGTTCCTGCTGTTCGTCTACCCCGAACTCTTCGGCCCCGAGCAGCAGTTGGCCGCGCTGACCGAGCTGGTCCGGGTGACCGCCCCCGGCGGCGAGGTCCGGGTCCACCCGCTGAACGACGCCGCGGGCCGGCGCTGCCGGCACCTCGATGCGCTGCGCCGCGCGCTGGGCGAGCGCCGGATCGCCAGCGAGGTCCGCCCACTCCCGGCCGGTGCGGGGCGACTCGGCCGGGTCCTCGTCCTGCGGGCCGCCGACCGCCGGCGCCGGGGCGGCTAG
- a CDS encoding GNAT family N-acetyltransferase — translation MVPVRLTGPRLAIREFHHSAADVDALYAVFGDREATRYLPFEPRDREDCADQIEQYLEEAQQDERTVYRLAVTRRADADAPSRAVPIGNAALTLGGHRSADLGYALRPDTWGNGYAGEITGLLCDFAFGPLGLHRLVARVDVENTASVRVLIRAGFRLEGRIRHDVHLRGCWRDSFQYSLLAHEWPRVGG, via the coding sequence ATGGTCCCCGTCCGACTCACCGGCCCCCGCCTGGCCATCCGCGAGTTCCACCACAGCGCCGCCGACGTCGACGCCCTGTACGCGGTGTTCGGCGACCGGGAGGCCACCCGCTACCTCCCGTTCGAGCCGCGTGACCGCGAGGACTGCGCCGACCAGATCGAGCAGTACCTGGAGGAGGCGCAGCAGGACGAGCGGACGGTCTACCGGCTGGCCGTCACCCGCCGCGCCGACGCGGACGCCCCGTCCCGGGCCGTCCCGATCGGCAACGCCGCCCTCACGCTCGGCGGCCACCGCAGCGCCGACCTCGGCTACGCGCTGCGCCCGGACACCTGGGGCAACGGCTACGCGGGCGAGATCACCGGGCTGCTCTGCGACTTCGCCTTCGGCCCGCTCGGGCTGCACCGGCTGGTCGCCCGGGTGGACGTGGAGAACACGGCCTCGGTCCGGGTGCTCATCCGGGCCGGCTTCCGTCTGGAGGGCCGGATCCGGCACGACGTGCACCTGCGCGGCTGCTGGCGCGACTCCTTCCAGTACTCGCTGCTCGCCCACGAGTGGCCCCGGGTGGGGGGTTAA
- a CDS encoding alpha/beta fold hydrolase — protein MAIGATPTAPRTEEAHMPGTFTPSTQYLDVPGGRLAFDDTEQGDGTPLVLLPGMLDSRAAYRHLRPLLVAAGHRVITLDLRGFGESSIAWDDYTPAAIATDVLALLDHLGIDRATLLGNSYAGATVVKVAGDAPERVAGIVLVDAFVENPPNALQRAMFGAMGVLLVHSPAFWGLYHRKMAYPGPKPADFDAYVDGLVAAMRTPGRKQATRGYVRGDSAPNGWTAAVSCPALVVMGTKDPDFPDPELVADRQAAALNGRKVMIEGSGHYPMADRPQATADALLPFLAELA, from the coding sequence ATGGCTATCGGTGCAACGCCGACAGCCCCGCGGACCGAGGAGGCCCACATGCCCGGCACCTTCACCCCCAGCACCCAGTACCTCGACGTCCCCGGCGGCCGGCTGGCCTTCGACGACACCGAGCAGGGCGACGGCACCCCCCTCGTCCTGCTCCCCGGGATGCTCGACAGCCGTGCCGCGTACCGGCACCTGCGCCCGCTGCTGGTGGCCGCGGGCCACCGGGTGATCACCCTGGACCTGCGCGGCTTCGGCGAGTCCTCGATCGCCTGGGACGACTACACGCCGGCCGCGATCGCCACCGACGTCCTGGCCCTGCTGGACCACCTCGGCATCGACCGCGCCACGCTGCTCGGCAACTCCTACGCCGGTGCGACGGTGGTCAAGGTGGCCGGGGACGCGCCGGAGCGGGTGGCCGGGATCGTCCTGGTGGACGCCTTCGTCGAGAACCCGCCGAACGCGCTGCAGCGCGCGATGTTCGGCGCGATGGGCGTCCTGCTGGTGCACTCGCCCGCGTTCTGGGGCCTCTACCACCGCAAGATGGCGTACCCCGGTCCCAAGCCGGCCGACTTCGACGCCTACGTGGACGGACTGGTCGCCGCGATGCGCACGCCGGGCCGCAAGCAGGCCACCCGGGGCTACGTGCGCGGGGACTCCGCGCCGAACGGCTGGACCGCCGCCGTGAGCTGCCCGGCGCTGGTCGTGATGGGCACCAAGGACCCCGACTTCCCCGACCCCGAGCTGGTCGCCGACCGGCAGGCCGCCGCGCTGAACGGCCGCAAGGTGATGATCGAGGGCTCCGGGCACTACCCGATGGCCGACCGGCCGCAGGCCACCGCCGACGCCCTGCTGCCCTTCCTCGCCGAGCTGGCCTGA
- the trmB gene encoding tRNA (guanosine(46)-N7)-methyltransferase TrmB produces the protein MTATAPIPQQSPSARLSAAPAGYPAPMYPHRATEAQHSERRIRSFQPRRGRMTNAQAGALDRGWETYGIAIDGSPLDLAELFGGLPVTLEIGFGMGETTAAMAAADPATGILAADVHTPGHGNLLGLLERDGSRNVRPAAGDAVILLRDMLPDASLAGLRVYFADPWPKPKHHKRRLVQASFLELVLPRLAPGALVHCATDWEPYAEQMLEVLSASPELENLHPEGDGTGWLEPADHPAGSVPGYAPRPDWRPVTKFERAGIAKGHVVHDLLFRRR, from the coding sequence GTGACTGCCACCGCCCCGATCCCCCAGCAATCGCCGTCCGCCCGGCTCTCCGCCGCGCCGGCCGGCTACCCCGCGCCGATGTACCCGCACCGGGCCACCGAGGCCCAGCACAGCGAGCGACGCATCCGCAGCTTCCAGCCGCGCCGGGGCCGGATGACCAACGCCCAGGCGGGCGCGCTGGACCGGGGCTGGGAGACGTACGGCATCGCGATCGACGGCAGCCCGCTGGACCTGGCGGAGCTCTTCGGCGGTCTGCCGGTCACCCTGGAGATCGGCTTCGGGATGGGCGAGACGACCGCCGCGATGGCCGCCGCCGACCCGGCGACGGGAATCCTCGCCGCCGACGTCCACACCCCCGGCCACGGCAACCTGCTCGGCCTGCTGGAGCGGGACGGCTCGCGCAACGTCCGCCCGGCCGCCGGCGACGCCGTCATCCTGCTGCGCGACATGCTGCCCGACGCCTCGCTGGCCGGCCTGCGGGTCTACTTCGCCGACCCGTGGCCGAAGCCGAAGCACCACAAGCGCCGGCTGGTCCAGGCCTCCTTCCTGGAGCTGGTGCTGCCCCGGCTGGCCCCCGGCGCGCTAGTGCACTGCGCCACCGACTGGGAGCCGTACGCCGAGCAGATGCTGGAGGTGCTCTCCGCCTCGCCCGAGCTGGAGAACCTGCACCCCGAGGGTGACGGCACCGGCTGGCTGGAGCCCGCCGACCACCCGGCCGGCAGCGTGCCCGGCTACGCTCCCCGGCCCGACTGGCGGCCGGTCACCAAGTTCGAACGGGCCGGCATCGCCAAGGGCCACGTGGTGCACGACCTGCTCTTCCGCCGCCGCTGA
- a CDS encoding PrsW family intramembrane metalloprotease, translated as MSSPSGGYRATARTVGDREMPTRTAGTRAIPGPRTRRGHRLTPWPTAAPPAAAGPGPRPARSVVLSSVTTTAVLALAGCGVLILQLVRRQTGTTGLLVGLGLALVPLPFVLGGLAWLNQTARVPLRHIVFCLGWGAFAATTVAILANGWTSTYLTAHQGSLGEVLGADLVTPVIEESAKGAALLLLLLPLGTRIRCHGHRTGRPCASVLRRLPGPGLPVGHGRGPALPHARSRPRPRPYLRPLPYLRPYPPTPDRPRARARPRTLAAGVVLGGITACGFAFTENALYLGRAFTDDQQQRLDSIGLGESPSLRDFDSTVQTFVLRGLLSPFAHPLFTALTGLGLAITLTTGRRRLARIAAPAGLLLSMVLHGTWNAAADLGTHGFLLVYAVLMVPCFAALVCFAAWARSRTARHAARRARAPAAVR; from the coding sequence GTGAGCAGCCCGTCCGGCGGCTACCGGGCCACCGCCCGGACCGTCGGCGACCGAGAGATGCCCACGCGCACCGCCGGCACCCGCGCCATCCCGGGGCCCCGGACGCGCCGGGGCCACCGGCTCACGCCCTGGCCCACCGCCGCCCCGCCGGCCGCCGCCGGACCGGGGCCGCGCCCCGCCCGCTCGGTCGTACTCTCCTCGGTCACCACCACCGCCGTCCTGGCGCTGGCCGGCTGCGGCGTGCTGATCCTCCAGCTGGTCCGCCGCCAGACCGGGACCACCGGGCTGCTGGTCGGGCTCGGCCTGGCGCTCGTCCCGCTGCCCTTCGTGCTCGGCGGCCTCGCCTGGCTCAACCAGACCGCCCGGGTGCCGCTGCGCCACATCGTGTTCTGCCTGGGCTGGGGCGCCTTCGCGGCGACCACCGTCGCGATCCTCGCCAACGGCTGGACCAGCACCTACCTCACGGCCCACCAGGGCAGTCTGGGCGAGGTGCTGGGCGCCGACCTGGTCACCCCGGTGATCGAGGAGAGCGCCAAGGGCGCCGCCCTGCTCCTCCTGCTGCTGCCGCTGGGCACCCGGATCCGGTGCCACGGCCACCGCACCGGCCGCCCGTGCGCGAGCGTGCTGCGCCGGCTGCCCGGCCCCGGCCTGCCCGTCGGCCACGGCCGCGGACCCGCCCTCCCGCACGCCCGGAGCCGGCCGCGGCCGCGCCCCTACCTGCGCCCGCTGCCCTACCTGCGGCCCTACCCGCCGACGCCCGACCGCCCGCGCGCCCGGGCCCGCCCGCGCACCCTGGCGGCCGGGGTCGTCCTCGGCGGGATCACCGCCTGCGGCTTCGCCTTCACCGAGAACGCGCTCTACCTGGGGCGGGCCTTCACCGACGACCAGCAGCAGCGGCTGGACAGCATCGGCCTCGGGGAATCGCCCAGCCTGCGGGACTTCGACAGCACGGTGCAGACCTTCGTCCTGCGCGGGCTGCTCTCGCCCTTCGCCCATCCGCTGTTCACCGCGCTGACCGGGCTCGGCCTGGCCATCACCCTCACCACCGGCCGGCGCCGGCTGGCCAGGATCGCCGCCCCGGCCGGACTGCTGCTGTCGATGGTCCTGCACGGCACCTGGAACGCCGCCGCCGACCTCGGCACGCACGGCTTCCTGCTGGTGTACGCGGTGCTGATGGTGCCGTGCTTCGCCGCCCTGGTCTGCTTCGCCGCCTGGGCCAGGAGCAGGACGGCGCGGCACGCCGCTCGCCGTGCCCGGGCGCCCGCCGCGGTCCGGTGA
- a CDS encoding sensor domain-containing protein gives MSSSLSTQRSEDDRDDAVRRTEEPPYAWRAPFSSYYYRELGFTLTAVPVALAGFAFAITLFTFGVGTLVTVLGMPVLAALTAGARGFGRLERARVRGMLALDVPGPKPVRVRRPGSWGAITARLVDAAGWKAVLYQVVMLPWALFSFVMSLTFLLVGWTLALYPLYHWVYPKYVGWRGFRVFDYYDGNGVEHVYYVEGPLQIAGLSLLGFVFVFLTPQLVRGLTNVNRLAARALLGR, from the coding sequence ATGAGCAGCAGCCTCAGCACGCAGCGCAGCGAGGACGACCGCGACGACGCGGTACGGCGCACCGAGGAGCCGCCGTACGCCTGGCGGGCGCCGTTCTCGTCCTACTACTACCGGGAGCTCGGCTTCACCCTCACCGCGGTGCCGGTGGCCCTCGCCGGGTTCGCCTTCGCCATCACGCTGTTCACCTTCGGTGTCGGCACTCTCGTCACCGTGCTCGGCATGCCGGTGCTGGCCGCTCTGACCGCCGGGGCCCGGGGCTTCGGCCGGCTGGAGCGGGCCCGGGTCCGCGGCATGCTGGCGCTGGACGTGCCCGGCCCGAAGCCGGTCCGGGTGCGCCGGCCGGGCAGCTGGGGCGCGATCACCGCGCGGCTGGTGGACGCGGCGGGCTGGAAGGCCGTGCTCTACCAGGTGGTGATGCTCCCGTGGGCGCTCTTCAGCTTCGTGATGTCGCTGACGTTCCTGCTGGTCGGCTGGACGCTGGCGCTCTACCCGCTCTACCACTGGGTCTACCCGAAGTACGTCGGCTGGCGGGGCTTCCGGGTGTTCGACTACTACGACGGCAACGGCGTCGAGCACGTCTACTACGTCGAGGGGCCGCTGCAGATCGCCGGGCTCTCGCTGCTGGGCTTCGTGTTCGTCTTCCTGACCCCGCAGCTGGTGCGCGGACTGACCAACGTCAACCGGCTCGCCGCCCGGGCCCTGCTCGGCCGCTGA
- a CDS encoding TetR/AcrR family transcriptional regulator, with the protein MPRVGLTPEQVVDHALALIDEQGPEALTLAAVAGRARVATPSLYKHVSGGLAELRRLIAVRVTEELADRLAEAALGRGGDDAVAAVLRAYHGYATEYPHRYTALPQAPQPDDDLTRAGGRLVGVILAVLRGYGLEGSEAVHAARTVRSVAHGFASLSIGGGFQLAENLSDTQDRLITLLTGGLRNWPGA; encoded by the coding sequence ATGCCCCGAGTCGGACTGACCCCCGAGCAGGTCGTCGACCACGCCCTCGCCCTCATCGACGAACAGGGCCCCGAGGCCCTCACCCTGGCCGCCGTCGCCGGACGGGCCCGGGTGGCCACCCCCTCGCTGTACAAGCACGTCAGCGGCGGACTCGCCGAGCTGCGCCGGCTGATCGCCGTCCGGGTCACCGAGGAACTCGCCGACCGGCTCGCCGAGGCCGCCCTCGGCCGCGGCGGGGACGACGCCGTCGCCGCCGTCCTGCGGGCCTACCACGGCTACGCCACCGAGTACCCGCACCGGTACACCGCGCTGCCGCAGGCCCCGCAGCCGGACGACGACCTGACCAGGGCGGGCGGCCGGCTGGTCGGGGTGATCCTCGCGGTGCTCCGCGGCTACGGGCTGGAGGGCTCCGAGGCCGTCCACGCCGCCCGGACCGTCCGCTCGGTCGCCCACGGCTTCGCCTCGCTGTCGATCGGCGGCGGGTTCCAGCTCGCCGAGAACCTCTCCGACACCCAGGACCGCCTGATCACCCTCCTCACCGGCGGCCTCCGGAACTGGCCCGGGGCCTGA
- a CDS encoding M23 family metallopeptidase — protein MASSHSPAHLPGSPAGTQLLDHPWPPAHPGEFGGSGVETGPQAPDSNRHRMPRQTRGTAPLLGVTAVAATLGATGFASATPAAAPAVEVPDETPVALAADPGLALAARIQQQADSQRTAAEEGARLQAAKEAEVKRAAQQQEAKRAAEEAEKAKLAAIELPVRDYHLSAHYGQSASYWAHLHTGLDFAADTGTPVYAVGQGTITSAGWAGSYGYRIVETLPDGTEIWYCHLSSIIKGSGKVVPGQQLGKVGATGNVTGPHLHLEVRPGGGAPVDPESWFEQRGVTP, from the coding sequence GTGGCGTCGTCGCACTCTCCGGCACACCTGCCCGGCTCCCCCGCCGGCACCCAGCTGCTCGACCACCCCTGGCCGCCCGCCCACCCGGGCGAGTTCGGCGGGTCCGGCGTCGAGACCGGGCCGCAGGCCCCCGACAGCAACCGGCACCGGATGCCCCGTCAGACCCGCGGCACCGCCCCGCTGCTCGGCGTCACCGCCGTGGCCGCCACCCTCGGTGCGACCGGCTTCGCCTCCGCCACCCCGGCCGCCGCCCCCGCCGTCGAGGTCCCGGACGAGACCCCGGTCGCGCTCGCCGCGGACCCGGGCCTCGCGCTCGCCGCCCGGATCCAGCAGCAGGCCGACAGCCAGCGCACCGCCGCCGAGGAGGGCGCCCGCCTGCAGGCCGCCAAGGAGGCCGAGGTCAAGCGCGCGGCCCAGCAGCAGGAGGCCAAGCGGGCCGCGGAGGAGGCCGAGAAGGCCAAGCTCGCCGCCATCGAGCTGCCGGTGCGCGACTACCACCTCTCGGCCCACTACGGCCAGAGCGCCTCCTACTGGGCCCACCTGCACACCGGCCTGGACTTCGCCGCCGACACCGGCACCCCGGTCTACGCGGTCGGCCAGGGCACCATCACCTCGGCCGGCTGGGCCGGGTCGTACGGCTACCGGATCGTCGAGACGCTGCCCGACGGCACCGAGATCTGGTACTGCCACCTCTCCTCGATCATCAAGGGCTCCGGCAAGGTCGTCCCCGGCCAGCAGCTCGGCAAGGTGGGGGCCACCGGCAACGTCACCGGCCCGCACCTGCACCTGGAGGTCCGCCCCGGCGGCGGTGCCCCGGTCGACCCGGAGAGCTGGTTCGAGCAGCGCGGCGTGACCCCCTGA
- the lhgO gene encoding L-2-hydroxyglutarate oxidase gives MAYDFDVLVVGGGIVGLSTAYALTRARPGLRLALLEKEPGFAAHQTGRNSGVIHSGVYYRPGSLKARYAVAGATEMVEFCRAHGVPYEVTGKLIVATDPAELPRLRALAERGRENGIPVAELDRAGITAYEPQVTGIAGLHIGTTGICDFPAVAAAYARLAREAGAELRTGTELRAVARRADGVTVQTSTGELRGQVLVNCAGLHSDRIARLAGDDPGVRIVPFRGEYYELAHERRELVRGLVYPVPDPAFPFLGVHLTRGIHGDVHVGPNAVPALAREGYDWRTVRPRDLAGTLAFPGTWQIARRHWRYELGELHRSLSKRAFTAAVRRLLPAVTAEDLVPAVAGVRAQAVARDGALLDDFAFAGFDPDDPRSTRRLVHVLNAPSPAATASLPIGREVARRALAALAAGG, from the coding sequence GTGGCGTACGACTTCGACGTGCTGGTGGTGGGCGGCGGGATCGTCGGGCTCTCCACGGCGTACGCGCTGACCCGGGCCCGGCCCGGGCTGCGGCTGGCGCTGCTGGAGAAGGAGCCCGGCTTCGCCGCCCACCAGACCGGCCGCAACAGCGGGGTGATCCACAGCGGCGTCTACTACCGCCCCGGCTCGCTCAAGGCCCGGTACGCCGTCGCCGGGGCCACCGAGATGGTGGAGTTCTGCCGCGCCCACGGCGTCCCGTACGAGGTGACGGGCAAGCTGATCGTCGCCACCGACCCCGCCGAGCTGCCCCGGCTGCGGGCCCTCGCCGAGCGCGGCCGGGAGAACGGCATCCCGGTCGCCGAGCTGGACCGGGCCGGCATCACCGCGTACGAGCCGCAGGTGACCGGTATCGCCGGGCTGCACATCGGCACCACCGGCATCTGCGACTTCCCCGCCGTGGCCGCCGCCTACGCCCGGCTGGCCCGCGAGGCGGGCGCGGAGCTGCGCACCGGCACCGAGCTGCGGGCGGTCGCCCGCCGCGCCGACGGCGTGACCGTGCAGACCTCCACCGGCGAGCTGCGCGGCCAGGTGCTGGTGAACTGCGCGGGACTGCACAGCGACCGGATCGCCCGGCTGGCAGGCGACGACCCCGGTGTGCGGATCGTGCCGTTCCGCGGCGAGTACTACGAACTCGCCCACGAGCGAAGGGAACTGGTACGCGGCCTGGTCTACCCCGTCCCCGACCCGGCCTTCCCCTTCCTCGGCGTGCACCTGACCCGGGGCATCCACGGCGACGTGCACGTCGGCCCGAACGCGGTGCCCGCGCTGGCCCGCGAAGGGTACGACTGGCGCACCGTCCGCCCGCGCGACCTCGCCGGGACGCTCGCCTTCCCCGGCACCTGGCAGATCGCCCGCCGGCACTGGCGGTACGAGCTCGGCGAGCTGCACCGCTCGCTCTCCAAGCGGGCCTTCACCGCGGCCGTCCGGCGGCTGCTGCCCGCCGTCACCGCCGAGGACCTGGTGCCGGCTGTCGCCGGGGTCCGGGCCCAGGCGGTGGCCCGGGACGGCGCGCTGCTGGACGACTTCGCCTTCGCCGGCTTCGACCCGGACGACCCGCGCTCCACCCGCCGTCTGGTGCACGTCCTGAACGCCCCCTCCCCGGCCGCCACCGCCTCGCTGCCGATCGGCCGCGAAGTGGCCCGCCGGGCGCTGGCCGCCCTCGCAGCGGGCGGCTGA